The Suricata suricatta isolate VVHF042 chromosome 16, meerkat_22Aug2017_6uvM2_HiC, whole genome shotgun sequence genome contains the following window.
CCTaatgtgtctctctccctctttgcatTTTAGGTAACAAATAAGGATGCAACTAAAATCAGCGTAAGTGTGGAGCCCAGCGCGGGCCGCGGGAGACCCCTTCTGGCCGCCTCGCGCCCCACATCTTCCTCCTTTTTAGAAAGGCTTAGCGGCCGCGCGGTGCAGGGCTGTACTCGTAGCCCTGCGTTGTCGGCTGCTTGGCAGGTCGGGGCGCCATCTGTCGCCGCTAGCGGATTCGGGTTCTCTTTTGTGTAAATCAAGGCTTCCAGACCTAAACCTCCTTTCTCCGTTCTGCGTTCACCTGTAAAATTCTGTCGGCCGGCCGGCGCGTTCAGGCCCCAGCGCATCCGCTTGCCTCTGCTCTGCCCGCACGTCTCCCAGCAACCGCAGCGCGCAGCTCCTCGCGCTGGCGGCGACCAGTGCTCCGACTGTGGGcccacccccctccacacacCAGCACACACGCACCCCCGGCGCCCAGGCGGCGCCCTCCGCCGCAGCCCTCCCCCTTGCCCGGGTTTCGGCTCCGGGTGCCCAGCGCTGTGGGCTCCTTGTGGGGGGAGGCATGGGGCGAGGGTTGGCGGCGCTGCGAGGGGCTAGGGCCGTGGGCTTCGTAACTCAAGGAGGAGATGAGCCCACGCTCCCCCAGCTGGAGCGTGGAAGGATCGGGGCCTGGAGACCACCAGGGCCTCATCCTGCTCTCCGTTCCGAGGGGAGGGCCCCAGAGCGGTTGCTTGCCCCGTCTCCTCCAGGCCGCAGGGAGGTGAGCTTGGTCCAGAGCTTCAGACTACCGCGCTGAAAAGCAGACTCCGAAGTAGCAGAGCTCTGGGGGCCCAGCAGCAATCTCAGAGTcgcctcctgggggggggggggggggggggggggggggggggggggggggggggggggggggggggcggcggagGGTTAGCTGTAAAGGCTAGGGGGCAAGTTATATATGTGTACTCTGAGAGCAGAGTGGCTGTCCTTCCGGCACTACCCAGGCCCTCCGAATTCCAGACTAAAGGAATGTTGGTTTGAGTAGACagaggtggaggcctgggcttAAGGCCAGGTGGCAAAGAGGGTGGTTAGCGACAGGAGGCCGAACCTGAGATTTCCCCAAggtgcaggagggaggaaggacggGTAGGTTCTGCAGCTCTGAAGGACAGAAGCGTAGTTTGGCAGGAGGATGCAAAGTGATGAATTCGGTTAGCATGATGGGGACACGATGCAATGGGGAGGGCCATCCAAGGTCCAATCAGGGCTGGGAGCCCCATGCCACTGGGCAGCCACGGAATGAAAGGAAAACCGGATCGCCATAGGCAAACCTGCGTCCAGAGGTGTTGAGGTGCGGTAGCGTGGGGGCACCATGGCAGGGCTGGGCGCAGCTGCCCCGCGCCGGCAGGGGGAGCGGGTCGCGGACCTGTCCGTCCCAGCCTTCTGACCCCAGCCCCCGCTCTCTTGCAGACCGTGCGTGTCCAGGGCAATGACATCTCGCACAGGCTGCGGTTGTCGGCCGTGCGGCGGCAGGACGAGGGCGTGTACGAATGCCGCGTGTCGGACTACAGCGACGACGACACGCAGGAGCACAAGGCCCAGGCGCTTTTGCGCGTGCTCTCGCGCTTCGCGCCGCCCAACATGCAGGCGGCCGAGGCCGTGTCCCACATTCAGAGCAGCGGTCCGCGTCGCCACGGCCCCGCCAGCGCCGCCAACTCCAACAACGTGGGCGCCACCGGCGCCGCGGGCCGAGCCACCTCTGACCCCGGCCGCGGCGACAAAAGCCCGCCTCCGGGGAGTCCTCCTGCCGCCCCAGGTCCCGGAATCCCGGAGGCGGCCGCTGCGTCCGGGGCCCACGCAGCCACCGCCACTGTCGCGGCTGCGGCCGCCGCTTCGTCAGCGTCACCGCCGCTGGGCCAGGCGGTCCTTCTGCGCCAGAGGCACGGCTCAGGTAAGGGCGTGTGCAGAGCGGGGCGCACTGGAATGGAGCCGCGGGGACcgggtcctgggtggctctggccgGAGAGGCCCTGCTCTGGCATTCGCGTTTGCCTAGTGGTTGGTATTTCACGTGGGCACGTCTGAGGCAAGTTTACTGCAGCCTCACTTGGGATCTCTTCTTGTTTCCTGTTTATTGCTGGTTGCTTGGAAGCGTTCAAGATGGGTATTTatgaaggggggaggggtggccttGCCCAGAACTCTGAGTACCAGTAGGCAAGTGGCTCCAGTGTGAGGAGCCCTCTCAAGAGTTTAGAGAACTGGACCCTTTTCTCCTGGAGTCCTTAGAGCCCAGAGGGTGGGTCGCTAGCACCCAGAGTGGAAGATGGCGGTTACCACTCAGGCACTGTTCATCTGGATGCGGATTGACTGATGGAACAGGCTTCGTCCAAGGCTGTGTGGTTGGGCCTGGCTGTGTAGCCTCTGCTCTCTTTGGCTAAGTCCAGAATGGTCCTAGGCCAGGCTGTGCTATAGATAGTCCCCTTTGGGCCCTCttggggggtaggggagggagggTAGAGCCTTATCATTGCCAGGAGGGCACCCACAGGTTAAGGCCTGCTTCCCTAGGGAGTGAAAAGGGCTGGGGGAGATGTAGgtgggcaggcagaggggagTCAGAGAGCAGGAAAACATTGACTGCCAGGGCAGGCAGCTCTGGGGCAGAGTAGGTATCATTCCtggaaaattgagaaaatagCCACTGAAATCACTTTGGTGGGTGTAAATTCTCTCAGAGAAGAGCCACTGTAGAGATGGCAAGGCAATTATTAAGGCCCAGGACTAGAAGTGGTATATATTGCCTCCATCCTCACCTTTTGGCCAGAACTCGGCCACTTGGTGCCACGCAGATGCAAGGTTAGCTTAGGAGCTGTTTTTCAACCTCCTCTCTTCTGGGTAGAAGGACAGCATAAATCTTGGGGAGAGTTAGTCATCTCTgtttagcacacagtaggtgttctgGAAAAGTGATTATTGACTTGTGATTGGCTTAGTTgcgtaataaaaaaaaaaaaaaaacacctctgcTCCACTCTTCTGGGATGTTCTAAGACCATGAGTAGAGTGGCAAAGCAGAGGATTTGGAAGGCAGAAGCCTGCATGTGAGTCGTGCTTCCACTGCCTATGGGCTGTATGACTTAAGCAAGTGGTTTAACATGTCTGAACATAGTTCATCATCTGCAAAATAGAATGGTAATCCCTGATCTCGGAGGGAGCCCAGTATGGAAATGTCTATGTAAATGTTCATTGTCATCACCGTGTTCATTACCTACTCTGGCcagagaggatgggagggaggagacacagctGAATGGTTGGCAGTTGGAGGCCAAGTCTTAAGGCCTTGAATGCCCAGAGGACCAAACAGAGACCTTTAAGGCTTTGGTCAAGGAAGCATTATATGAAAGAGATTTTTGAGAATGCATTTGGTAGTGCTCGCAAAAGGTATTAATGAGGCCATGAGCTCATTCTTACTTGAATTTCCCTCTCCACCAGAACCTTGACACCTTGAGCTGAACCAATGCTGATCTGACTACCCCAGGCATGGCTAACAAGATAGTTGGTCTCTGGGATGGCCACAAGGGGCTCCAGGGCAACTCATCCCCACCACAGAGAACCTATCTTTGGAGGGTGGCACAGACAGTACCCTTCTTTCTGGAAGATCTGGGGGTTCTCACATCAGTTCAGTTCTGATGGCACAGTGTCTAGGACCCCCCGGCAGGTGGGGCCTTGGGCATCTGCGGGTCACAGGATGGTATTTTAATGCCCACATCGATCAGGGCCACAGCCCAGGTTAGGGTTCCTCTGCCCTCCCATGGAGTGGCTTGGAGTGTGCATTTCCCTCCAGAAAGCACAGCCAGCTGGGCTTCCGTCAGGGCTGGCAAGGCAGTGCTGCCAGGATGGGGGTGTGGTGGCCCCTAAGTTCTCGGTCACCCCAAAGCTGTTGCCAGCTCCTGCGTAGGCCAGGAACCCTGTAGACGCATCTCAGAAAGAACCCCAGGTTTCTTTCCAACTCCTATTCAGAAGGTCAGAAGGTGGGACTTCTGCCAAAAGACCAGAAAGCCTACATCTTCCTGTCTGCAGGTGAAGGTCTTGGGAGAGTCATGATGCTGTGGGCGCCTCTGGAGAAATGGGTTAGCTGACTTCTAACCCACAAACATATCTGAATGGCCTTGACCCCAAGGAGGGACCCATGCTGTCTTAAGTGTCCCATTCTGCCCACCAcccaaggggggagggggcaaagtcTGAAGACTATGTTTTGGGTGGCAGTCATTAATAACCTTTCTGCAGGGCTGTGTTGTTGAGCAGCGTGTGGTCCTGCTGAGCCTCCCTGGGGTGCAGCAGGCCAGCCAATCACCCAGAGCCACCAgcagcatgagcgggagagggagcTTGAGACAATGACCTCAGGCTTGGTCCCCTGCTCAGTTCCTAGCAGCCTGGAGGG
Protein-coding sequences here:
- the VSTM2B gene encoding V-set and transmembrane domain-containing protein 2B, with the translated sequence MEQRNRLGALGYLPPLLLHALLLFVADATFTEVPKDVTVREGDDIEMPCAFRASGATSYSLEIQWWYLKEPPRELLHELALSVPGARSKVTNKDATKISTVRVQGNDISHRLRLSAVRRQDEGVYECRVSDYSDDDTQEHKAQALLRVLSRFAPPNMQAAEAVSHIQSSGPRRHGPASAANSNNVGATGAAGRATSDPGRGDKSPPPGSPPAAPGPGIPEAAAASGAHAATATVAAAAAASSASPPLGQAVLLRQRHGSGPGCSSVTDPLLSLLLLALHKVLRLLVGH